In the Mytilus trossulus isolate FHL-02 chromosome 1, PNRI_Mtr1.1.1.hap1, whole genome shotgun sequence genome, one interval contains:
- the LOC134725611 gene encoding A-kinase anchor protein 7-like, protein MASTDNIDMQSQEVAKVKENFNGQCRIITDIADFSHVVTLQPKDQDIIYKFQLKKTYPSTKPNIIIRSGTMDSKAVNELQNELEETAASALGSPMVLNLVEHAQLWLQKNNINLTPSAKTKSKTNKEKSVNKVSVAKQDRKNRKEKKVQDETADEKKPSMKTSDDVVKRILWDGNLPVDEFVVGYIDRFLGIQEKYFTSFSWEDIATVDYNVLAVPKHRIQYFKYRDVKIWDKNLRMDNVFGSTGSNTTIYDVIEKYHKDSDVNNADEMNKAEDEDYDVDDNEEDSDSDDGITVTIGSNNYATGNDEDDLQLVDEDENTHDKYWRNKLRPNHFLALRITNNEVRKVVEGIQDVILEHEPQYEECCIPLNSLHITLCTLGLDTTEQVAHACQVLQKIKSELQGMIRKDKTILFKGMENFFNRVLYAKCECPQEFLDMVDHLRLCLKQEGIEIRDNHEFVPHMTIMKITRTVARATGKKYIAPWLYSQSQNIDFGSQVIDNINLCEMGISRESDGFYITPGKFEF, encoded by the exons ATGGCGTCTACCGACAATATAGATATGCAGTCACAAGAAGTAGCTAAAGTAAAAGAGAACTTTAATGGACAATGTCGTATCATCACAGATATTGCAGACTTCTCCCATGTTGTTACCCTACAACCGAAGGACCAAGATATAATCTACAAATTCCAATTGAAAA AAACATATCCTTCTACGAAACCTAATATTATCATAAGGTCAGGAACAATGGATTCGAAAGCTGTGAATGAATTACAGAACGAACTGGAAGAAACTGCTGCTTCAGCTCTCGGGTCACCAATGGTCTTGAACTTAGTTGAGCATGCTCAACTTTGGTTACAGAAAAACAACATCAATTTGACACCTTCTGCAAAAACTAAATCTAAAACCAATAAAGAAAAATCAGTAAATAAAGTTTCAGTGGCTAAGCAAGATAGAAAAAAtcgaaaagaaaagaaagtacAAGACGAAACAGCAGACGAGAAGAAACCATCAATGAAAACTTCAGACGATGTTGTTAAACGAATTTTATGGGATGGTAACTTACCAGTGGACGAATTTGTAGTAGGTTACATAGACAGGTTTTTGGGAATACAAGAAAAGTACTTTACATCTTTTAGCTGGGAAGACATAGCAACAGTTGATTACAATGTACTAGCAGTTCCAAAACACAGAATCCAGTATTTCAAGTATAGAGATGTGAAAATATGGGACAAAAATCTGAGAATGGACAACGTTTTTGGTTCAACAGGAAGCAACACTACAATATACGATGTCATAGAAAAGTACCACAAAGACAGCGATGTAAACAATGCCGATGAAATGAATAAGGCAGAAGATGAAGATTATGATGTCGACGACAACGAGGAGGACAGTGATAGCGATGACGGGATCACTGTAACTATAGGAAGTAACAACTATGCTACAGGGAATGACGAAGATGACTTGCAACTCGTCGATGAAGATGAGAATACACATGACAAGTATTGGAGAAACAAATTAAGACCAAACCATTTTCTTGCTTTGCGTATAACGAACAATGAGGTAAGAAAAGTTGTAGAGGGAATACAAGATGTTATTTTGGAACATGAACCTCAATATGAAGAATGCTGCATACCACTGAATTCATTGCACATCACACTGTGCACATTAGGACTTGATACAACTGAACAAGTTGCTCACGCTTGTCAAGTTCTGcaaaaaatcaaatcggaaCTTCAGGGTATGATACGGAAAGATAAAACAATTCTTTTTAAAGGAATGGAAAATTTCTTCAATAGAGTTTTATATGCGAAGTGTGAATGTCCTCAAGAATTTTTAGATATGGTAGATCATTTAAGATTATGTCTTAAACAAGAAGGAATTGAGATTAGAGACAACCATGAGTTTGTACCTCACATGACAATCATGAAAATTACTCGAACTGTGGCCAGAGCAACCGGTAAAAAGTATATAGCTCCTTGGCTTTATTCCCAATCACAAAATATAGATTTTGGTTCACAAGTTATAGATAatattaatttatgtgaaatgGGCATCAGCAGGGAATCCGACGGTTTCTACATAACTCCtggaaaatttgaattttag